The following are encoded together in the Daucus carota subsp. sativus chromosome 5, DH1 v3.0, whole genome shotgun sequence genome:
- the LOC108223538 gene encoding uncharacterized protein LOC108223538 isoform X2, whose translation MEELKSAIPPSLKRLISESTVSAIPSTSSSLLQFFRQLPQFHQVVGDLADRDRGLCGKNKESALEFKRSGNDCFARADYANALHFYSKALRDAPSDADVLGRNLVSTLYLNRATVSHRLGLLEECLRDCRRALVISPHYTKAWYRRGKANASLGNCEDAVRDLSVAVNLELTMVEKRRIESELKLYMDRKEERDGLLHSASKNNINSAAEMFHTQLECVSTPTKGRGMVSVGDIPPSSLLHIEEPYSAVILKHCRDTHCHFCFIELPADIVPCSSCTIALYCSEQCHVQATGQKAGSVSKSRHNHISLSGDLEKYIADITLSDFCTEQTEHNSEHRHECRGVNWPLVLPSEIVLAGRILMKLVKQARHIGGSSSVVENLDLCHNYGDLPSDVKLYLHIHSIILLYCLQKYCGSQVQVDGANLSQCIILICQIKVNSIAIVRLNSLDAKELVVPSTVSSFAGNALTSTIEQVKVGQAIYSAGSLFNHSCQPNIHAYFLSRTLYVRSTEYVAAGYPLELSYGPQVGQWDCKDRQQLLKNQYSFSCQCSSCSSINFSDLVLNAFRCSKPNCFGVVLDRSLFHDKQMVSQCPDIHTTCSSDPHMQIRKLKSEEIKRVAQCVFEQTDFVHDIKPGVCLTCGSRVNLEKLAETLNEATQNSKRLKDAIVFNQVSADTISYSLRSLDLLRSKLHAYNKKIAELEDNLAQAFCLLGELQHAKSHCKASMQICLESI comes from the exons GTGGTTGGAGACTTGGCGGACAGAGATAGGGGATTGTGTGGGAAGAATAAGGAGTCTGCTTTGGAGTTTAAGCGCAGTGGAAACGACTGCTTCGCCAGAGCAGATTATGCTAATGCTCTTCATTTTTACTCCAAG GCTCTCCGTGATGCTCCGAGTGATGCTGATGTCCTGGGGAGGAACCTCGTCTCGACTTTATATCTAAACCGTGCCACAGTATCACAT AGACTGGGCCTTCTGGAAGAGTGTTTAAGAGATTGCCGCCGGGCTCTTGTGATATCTCCACATTACACAAAG GCATGGTACAGAAGAGGTAAAGCAAATGCTTCTTTAGGTAATTGTGAAGATGCAGTTCGTGATTTGTCTGTTGCCGTGAACTTGGAACTGACCATGGTTGAGAAAAGAAGGATTGAAAGTGAACTGAAGCTATACATGGACAGAAAGGAGGAGAGAGACGGCTTGCTGCATAGTGCtagtaaaaataatatcaattctGCTG CTGAGATGTTCCATACACAACTAGAATGCGTCTCTACTCCAACTAAAGGAAGGGGTATGGTTTCTGTGGGAGACATACCACCATCTTCTTTGCTTCATATTGAAGAGCCTTACTCTGCG GTCATATTAAAGCACTGCAGGGATACTCATTGTCATTTTTGCTTCATTGAACTACCAGCGGATATCGTCCCTTGTTCTTCATGTACTATAGCTTTATATTGCTCTGAGCAGTGCCATGTACAGGCTACAGGACAAAAGGCTGGAAGTGTTTCAAAGAGTCGCCATAATCATATTAGTTTGTCTGGcgatcttgagaaatatattgCAGATATTACTTTGTCAGACTTCTGTACTGAACAAACTGAACACAATTCTGAACACAGACACGAGTGTAGAGGAGTCAACTGGCCACTAGTGCTTCCATCTGAGATAGTGTTGGCTGGCCGAATTCTTATGAAACTAGTAAAGCAGGCAAGACATATTGGCGGCTCTTCTTCCGTGGTGGAAAATTTG GATCTCTGTCACAACTATGGGGACCTTCCTTCAGATGTTAAATTGTATTTGCACATCCATTCCATCATTTTATTGTACTGTCTTCAGAAATACTGTGGCTCTCAAGTACAGGTTGATGGGGCTAATTTATCACAG TGTATTATACTCATTTGTCAAATCAAGGTTAATTCTATCGCAATTGTCCGTCTAAACTCTTTGGATGCAAAGGAATTGGTGGTTCCGTCGACAGTATCATCTTTTGCTGGAAATGCTTTGACTAGTACTATTGAGCAG GTTAAAGTGGGTCAAGCAATTTATTCAGCTGGTAGTTTGTTTAACCATTCCTGTCAGCCAAATATCCATGCATATTTTCTATCACGTACTCTGTATGTACGATCAACCGAGTATGTTGCAGCAGGATACCCACTTGAGCTATCATATGGACCCCAG GTTGGGCAGTGGGATTGCAAGGACCGCCAACAGCTTCTTAAAAATCAATACTCATTTAGTTGCCAATGCAGTTCTTGCTCAAGTATAAATTTTTCAGACCTCGTTCTAAATGCTTTTCGCTGCAGTAAACCAAATTGTTTTGGTGTAGTCCTTGATAGAAGTCTCTTTCATGACAAACAAATGGTCAGTCAATGCCCAGATATCCACACAACTTGCAGTTCCGACCCTCATATGCAG ATTAGGAAGCTTAAATCCGAGGAGATCAAAAGAGTGGCTCAATGTGTATTTGAGCAGACTGACTTTGTCCATGATATCAAACCTGGAGTTTGTTTGACTTGTGGTTCACGTGTTAATCTTGAAAAGTTAGCTGAAACACTAAATGAAGCTACCCAAAATAGCAAACG ATTGAAGGATGCAATAGTTTTCAACCAAGTATCGGCTGATACCATTTCATATTCTTTAAGGTCCCTTGATCTTTTGAGATCTAAATTACATGCATACAATAAGAAGATTGCAGAG CTGGAGGATAATCTGGCCCAAGCCTTTTGTTTGCTCGGAGAATTGCAACATGCAAAGAGCCATTGTAAAGCATCCATGCAG